The proteins below are encoded in one region of Polynucleobacter sp. AP-Nino-20-G2:
- a CDS encoding HlyC/CorC family transporter yields MPDPNKSLLERLADFLTPQPTSPAERRQELIDTLREAQTEGLIDADALSMIEGVFQVGRLSARDILVPRAQIDWIDINLPLPDIIKSVITAAHSRFPVFEGSRDNVIGTLLAKDLLRHSTEKDFQVRDWLRPAVFIPESKRLSVLLRDFKDNRNHLAIVVDEYSGVAGIITIEDVLEQIVGDIEDEHDIDEEADNLISLDNGDIRVKGITELEQFNEVIGTQFDVENIETVAGLVIQHLGRVPKIGERIEIDGIEFEVQRADPRQIHILLARQLPKKPD; encoded by the coding sequence ATGCCTGACCCCAATAAATCCCTTTTAGAGCGCCTAGCTGATTTTTTAACGCCTCAACCGACCAGTCCGGCCGAACGACGCCAAGAACTGATTGACACCCTGAGGGAAGCGCAGACTGAAGGTTTAATTGATGCAGATGCGCTCTCCATGATTGAGGGAGTTTTTCAGGTGGGTCGGCTATCCGCCCGCGACATCCTGGTACCTAGAGCCCAAATCGATTGGATCGACATCAATCTCCCGCTGCCAGATATCATCAAAAGCGTTATCACTGCAGCCCACTCACGCTTCCCGGTATTTGAAGGTAGCCGCGACAATGTGATTGGCACATTACTGGCAAAAGATTTATTGCGCCACTCGACAGAAAAAGATTTTCAGGTACGTGATTGGTTGCGTCCTGCAGTATTTATTCCTGAATCAAAACGCCTGAGTGTGTTGTTGCGAGACTTTAAAGATAATCGCAATCATCTGGCGATTGTGGTGGATGAATATAGCGGTGTTGCTGGAATCATTACGATTGAAGATGTGCTTGAACAAATCGTGGGTGATATTGAAGATGAGCACGATATCGATGAAGAGGCAGATAACCTGATCTCTCTAGATAACGGCGATATTCGAGTCAAGGGTATTACCGAACTCGAGCAATTTAATGAAGTAATTGGCACTCAATTCGACGTTGAAAACATTGAAACGGTTGCCGGCTTAGTGATTCAGCATTTGGGCCGAGTACCTAAAATTGGTGAGCGCATTGAGATCGATGGGATTGAATTTGAAGTGCAACGTGCTGACCCACGACAAATTCACATCCTACTTGCTCGGCAACTTCCCAAAAAACCTGATTGA
- the lnt gene encoding apolipoprotein N-acyltransferase: MSDRQTVSPFRGSRLLIIALLGALLAGAAELPFGGWIQIPILSLVWWQLQKNHIHSIKGSLISGLSFGLGYFVIGLWWIYISLHDVGGMHAIISAAAVLLLATGMGLFFACACLPLYLKTASRLRGLVLASSWVIVEYIRGTIFTGFPWMGFAEAQVNGPFAPATPIFGGLVCTFLVIWISWEILQLKKQARFSGICIISAIVLSQLVGIWAFTKPTGEPLSIRLIQGNFEQSLKFNPQAIQEQFIFYTAAIKKQAADLIITPETAYPWPQNNLPSGLIQSLQDFSNHSFSNVLIGLIGETSQSQDSQYTNRALGISPNMPSYQYDKSHLVPFGEFIPPGFHWFVNAFNVPMSDFARGKPDQAPFGIQRAQQETINAAITICYEDVFGGELATRIRGSSKPVNLLINMTNLAWFGDSQAPGQQLRLSQLRSLETGLPSVRATNTGITAVLGPNGQVLAELPKFTQGVLEFKVQAYSGLTPYVMWGNAPILGLSCLLLVLGAIRQRRI; the protein is encoded by the coding sequence TTGAGTGATCGGCAAACGGTAAGCCCCTTCAGAGGCTCTAGACTGCTCATCATCGCCCTGCTTGGCGCGCTACTCGCCGGGGCCGCTGAACTCCCCTTTGGCGGATGGATTCAAATCCCTATCCTCAGCTTAGTTTGGTGGCAACTACAAAAAAATCACATTCATTCAATTAAAGGCAGTCTGATTTCTGGCCTGTCATTCGGCTTAGGCTATTTTGTTATTGGCCTCTGGTGGATATATATCAGCCTTCATGATGTTGGGGGAATGCATGCCATCATCTCCGCGGCAGCAGTTTTATTACTGGCCACTGGGATGGGATTATTTTTTGCCTGCGCTTGCTTACCCCTCTACCTCAAAACAGCATCACGCCTGAGGGGCCTAGTGCTGGCCTCTAGCTGGGTTATTGTGGAATATATCCGGGGCACCATTTTTACTGGATTTCCGTGGATGGGCTTTGCCGAGGCACAAGTCAACGGCCCGTTTGCCCCTGCCACACCCATCTTTGGTGGCCTTGTTTGCACTTTTCTCGTTATATGGATTTCTTGGGAAATCCTTCAATTGAAAAAACAAGCTCGCTTTAGCGGCATATGCATCATCTCTGCGATTGTGCTTTCGCAATTAGTAGGTATTTGGGCGTTCACCAAACCCACAGGAGAGCCGCTGAGTATTCGACTGATTCAAGGCAATTTTGAACAAAGCCTTAAATTCAATCCTCAAGCGATTCAAGAGCAATTTATTTTTTATACGGCTGCAATCAAAAAACAGGCTGCCGACCTCATCATTACGCCAGAGACTGCATATCCATGGCCTCAAAATAATCTTCCTTCGGGATTGATTCAATCATTGCAAGATTTCTCAAACCACTCCTTCAGCAATGTATTGATTGGACTCATTGGTGAGACTTCCCAATCCCAAGATTCGCAGTACACCAACCGTGCGCTTGGTATCTCCCCCAATATGCCAAGTTATCAATACGACAAATCACACCTTGTACCGTTTGGCGAATTTATCCCCCCTGGTTTTCATTGGTTTGTAAACGCCTTCAATGTCCCCATGAGTGACTTTGCCCGCGGCAAGCCAGACCAAGCTCCTTTTGGCATTCAGCGCGCCCAACAAGAAACCATTAATGCCGCTATCACCATCTGTTACGAAGACGTATTTGGCGGCGAACTAGCCACGCGAATTCGTGGAAGCAGCAAACCAGTCAACTTACTCATCAATATGACTAATCTTGCGTGGTTTGGGGATTCTCAAGCGCCAGGACAACAGCTCAGGCTTTCACAATTGCGCTCACTAGAAACCGGACTACCGTCAGTGCGGGCAACCAACACCGGCATCACAGCAGTATTAGGGCCAAACGGCCAAGTTCTCGCTGAGCTGCCAAAATTCACCCAAGGTGTTCTAGAGTTCAAAGTACAGGCTTATTCTGGACTAACCCCTTATGTCATGTGGGGGAATGCCCCCATTTTGGGGCTTTCTTGCCTCCTGCTAGTCCTAGGCGCAATTCGACAAAGACGGATTTAG
- the ybeY gene encoding rRNA maturation RNase YbeY, whose product MPIKMPAKISPKLEIEIQLASAAIENTLSTIASANLIKKWVKAATPHKGLITLRFVNQAEGKKLNAAFRNKDKATNVLTFPYGLTKETVMADIIFCLPVITKEAREQGKAAKAHLAHLVIHGCLHAQGLDHELEKEAKKMEAREIALLQSLGFTNPYIPI is encoded by the coding sequence ATGCCCATTAAGATGCCAGCCAAGATTTCACCAAAATTAGAAATTGAGATTCAGCTTGCTAGTGCGGCGATTGAAAATACGCTCAGCACCATTGCTTCAGCAAACCTCATCAAAAAATGGGTGAAAGCAGCAACTCCCCATAAGGGCTTAATTACTTTGCGCTTTGTGAATCAAGCAGAAGGCAAAAAATTGAATGCGGCTTTTCGGAATAAAGATAAGGCCACTAATGTACTAACCTTCCCTTATGGGTTGACTAAAGAAACGGTAATGGCCGATATTATTTTCTGCTTGCCAGTCATTACAAAAGAGGCTCGCGAGCAAGGCAAAGCAGCGAAGGCCCATTTAGCCCATTTAGTGATTCATGGATGCCTGCATGCGCAAGGACTCGATCATGAGTTGGAGAAAGAAGCCAAAAAAATGGAAGCCCGAGAAATTGCGCTCCTCCAGTCTTTGGGCTTTACTAACCCATATATCCCCATTTAA
- the glyQ gene encoding glycine--tRNA ligase subunit alpha → MLTFQQIILKLQDYWDQQGCALLQPIDLEVGAGTSHTATFLRAIGPEPWKAAYVQPSRRPKDGRYGENPNRLQHYYQYQVVLKPAPENILELYLGSLAALGLDLQKNDVRFVEDDWENPTLGAWGLGWEVWLNGMEVTQFTYFQQVGGLDCKPVLGEITYGIERLAMYIQNCSNVYDLVWADGISYGDVYHQNEVEQSCYNFEHSNTDLLFANFTNYESEAKRLMEVPLALPAYEMVLKAGHTFNLLDARGAISVTERAAYIGRIRNLSRAVAQAYFESREKLGFPMCQRQAKV, encoded by the coding sequence ATGCTTACTTTTCAGCAAATCATTCTCAAACTCCAAGATTACTGGGACCAACAAGGTTGCGCCCTATTGCAACCTATTGACCTTGAGGTCGGTGCCGGTACTTCTCACACAGCCACTTTCTTGAGGGCCATCGGCCCTGAGCCATGGAAGGCGGCCTACGTTCAACCTTCGCGCAGACCGAAAGATGGTCGCTACGGAGAAAACCCAAACCGCTTACAGCACTACTATCAATATCAAGTTGTGCTCAAACCAGCTCCAGAAAATATTCTCGAGCTCTACCTGGGATCTCTTGCCGCCTTAGGTCTAGATCTTCAAAAAAATGATGTGCGTTTTGTTGAGGATGACTGGGAAAACCCAACTTTGGGCGCCTGGGGTCTGGGCTGGGAAGTTTGGCTTAACGGCATGGAAGTGACTCAGTTCACCTACTTCCAACAAGTTGGCGGCCTTGATTGCAAGCCAGTGCTCGGTGAAATCACATACGGTATTGAACGTTTGGCGATGTACATCCAAAACTGCTCCAATGTATATGACTTGGTTTGGGCGGATGGCATCTCTTATGGTGATGTGTACCATCAAAACGAAGTGGAGCAATCTTGCTATAACTTCGAACACTCTAATACCGACCTCCTTTTTGCGAATTTCACTAACTACGAGAGTGAAGCGAAGCGCTTGATGGAAGTGCCATTGGCTCTACCCGCTTATGAAATGGTTCTCAAAGCCGGGCACACTTTTAATCTATTGGACGCCCGTGGCGCCATCTCTGTCACTGAGCGTGCAGCCTATATTGGCCGTATTCGCAATCTTTCTCGCGCCGTAGCACAAGCTTATTTTGAGTCTCGAGAAAAGCTGGGATTCCCTATGTGCCAACGCCAAGCCAAAGTATAA